In Erpetoichthys calabaricus chromosome 2, fErpCal1.3, whole genome shotgun sequence, a genomic segment contains:
- the LOC114669436 gene encoding butyrophilin subfamily 1 member A1-like, whose translation MKLREVLGEQPSVFLNYSNEKPNTLECHSGGWHNEPNVTWSNQDGYSLPSLFNIFYKDDSGGFSVKSYLSPKPDSSIYSCLVRPDVSSLQDVKSYLYVLNLERTSIDFSSKADGWTVAFGVLLAIILLAAAAFIVKWKKMNDLERTYEPKAASHLQKEIDMTRRITKSEWRLIHSSAADVILDQETAHSGLLLLDNGKRMRRGKLKDLPENAERFDFWSCVVGKEGFTSGSHYWVVDVTENRSWRLGAVKGSAKRQGNFTMAPQLGYWVLVWNNDHLKALSVQETNLSRRLKLSSVGIYLDYEGRLLSFYNADVGTHVYTFSNMEFTSGEKVFPLFLTLDMEKDLILWAQ comes from the exons TTTTGGGAGAACAGCCTTCAGTCTTTCTCAACTACAGCAATGAGAAACCTAACACACTTGAGTGCCATTCAGGAGGTTGGCACAATGAGCCCAATGTCACCTGGAGCAATCAAGATGGATATTCTTTGCCCTCTTTGTTTAACATATTTTACAAAGACGACAGTGGAggattttctgtcaaaagttatCTCAGTCCAAAGCCGGATTCCAGCATTTACTCTTGTTTGGTTAGACCTGATGTGTCATCGCTTCAGGATGTGAAGTCCTATCTTTATGTGCTCA aTTTGGAAAGAACATCCATAG ATTTCAGTAGCAAAGCTGATGGATGGACTGTGGCCTTTGGTGTGCTTTTGGCAATAATTCTTTTAGCAGCTGCAGCCTTCATAGTGAAATGGAAGAAAATGAATG ATTTGGAAAGAACATACGAACCCAAAG CTGCTTCACATCTTCAGAAGGAGATTG ATATGACAAGGCGCATTACTAAGTCAG AATGGAGACTGATTCACAGCTCTGCAG cTGATGTGATCCTTGACCAAGAGACGGCACACTCCGGACTTCTGTTGttagacaatggaaaaagaatgAGACGAGGGAAACTGAAAGACCTGCCTGAAAATGCAGAGCGATTTGACTTCTGGTCATGCGTCGTGGGTAAAGAGGGTTTCACATCTGGGTCTCACTACTGGGTGGTGGACGTAACGGAAAACCGATCCTGGCGCTTGGGTGCTGTAAAGGGCTCAGCAAAAAGACAAGGCAACTTTACAATGGCTCCTCAGCTTGGCTACTGGGTGCTGGTGTGGAACAACGATCATCTGAAAGCTCTGTCTGTGCAGGAGACTAACCTCTCGAGGAGGCTGAAGCTCAGCAGTGTTGGGATTTACTTGGATTATGAGGGGAGATTGCTGTCCTTCTACAATGCTGATGTCGGTACCCACGTGTACACATTTTCTAACATGGAGTTCACCAGTGGTGAGAAAGTGTTTCCTCTCTTTTTAACACTAGATATGGAGAAGGATCTTATATTGTGGGCACAGTGA